Below is a genomic region from Prunus persica cultivar Lovell chromosome G3, Prunus_persica_NCBIv2, whole genome shotgun sequence.
cacattcaaaattcaaaatatcctCTCTTTGGAATCGTGGAATATCGAGttccccttctctttttcttcctttagaTTTCTCTGATTCCATTTATCAAGGTTGCTAATTGAAGAATACGAAAAAGTAGTACACGGCCCTCCATTTATTCCCCTTTTCTGTGGCCTcactttgtatatatataaccacTCCCTGCCTGCATGGCTCATCACTTCATCATTAtccccttctttcttctccaacACATCCAATACTGAAGAAGATCGATCCTTACATTTTCTTAAGGTTATTTCTCCTCTTCTATCTCCCACAATGCTTTTTCTAacaatttctttccttctgAATCTTGATTTTTGGcttctcttttgtttcaatttagttttatgtatGAATAATGAACATTTTCGATgcatttaatttcttaattttgtttataacGAAGTAAGTTCATAATAAATCGTGCTGATATTGtgtttatatttgaaaaaCGAAGTAAGTTTATAATAAATTGTGCTGATATCGTGTTTATGTTTGAAACTAGGTCGCTTTACGATAAAGTAAGTTATTGATACTAAGGGCTACCACATCTCTCATGCATAGCACTGTAGCTTCCATATAGGaaaatctataaataaaaaaagtgactttattttaaatttcagaaacttattaattaaaataccatttctgaaacattttttaaaatattaatgcaGATCAAAAGATGAGCAGGCCAGGAGATTGGAACTGCAGGTCATGCCAGCACCTCAACTTCCAGAGGCGTGACTCATGCCAACGCTGCGGAGATTCCAAGTCCGGCGTTGACTTTGGGGGGTTTGgtggaagaggaggaggaggatctTCGTTCGGCTTCATGAGTACCGGCTCAGATGTTAGGCCTGGCGACTGGTACTGCGCTGCTGCCAACTGTGGGGCGCACAATTTTGCCAGCCGCTCCAGCTGCTTCAAATGTGGTGCTTTCAAGGATGACTCTGCCGCTGGTGGAGGCGGAGGCGGCTTTGACTCTGACATGCCACGCTCTCGGGGTTTTGGGTTAGGGCTTGGTGGCGGTGCTGGCGGCGGTGCCCGACCTGGATGGAaatctggagattggatttgtaCCAGGTGATAAATTCAGGAATATgcatatgtgtgtatatatgttaCAATTAATACGTGTAATGTGTTTGGCTAAAAATAATTTGGGATATATTTTCAGTATCAACAAAAGTTGGTCCTGGATAATTTGGACACAATCTTGCTTTTGGTTTGGCtacagcttgctttgtcaagATGTATATTCAGCTAGTTTAGGTACTCATTAAATATTGAAAAtctgaccaaaaaataaaattgaaaatctgaCCGAAAAAGTACTTACGTACTGAAAATATTCCTATTTCTTTGACTGCTTTTTCAAGTTAGATACTTTACGAatctctctttttcatttcaagAATTAAGAAAGTGGGTTGGTTTAAAATTAAGATATGTTAAGAGTTCGATTTGTTCTAATATAACTATTTCTTCACACGTATAGAAAGTAGAGTTTAGTTCTCGTTTTTCTCTCCCATTTGTATCTATTTGTAACATTCCATCTGTAAACTAatctctatcttttttttattttggacaGGTTGGGGTGCAACGAACACAACTTTGCTAGCAGAATGGAATGTTTTAGATGCAATGCCCCAAGAGACTCATACTAGACAGGATTTAACCAATTTTGGGTAGGTTTTTACGCTGTCATTTGTTGTTCCAAACTAACACCAATGATTTTTAGATCTTGCTCAGTTTCAATATCAATTCACGATGtcatatgtttatttattttattgcaggCATTGCTGATGAGCGAGAGAGACGATATCATCATGACCAGTTTTTCCTTCCCTATTTCTTTGAGTTGCTAGCTCTAGGGTTTTTTCATGGTGAAACATGGCACATAAGAACCCATGTCCACATAAGCTACATATATGCCTAGCATTTTGTTAGGTTTCCCAtaagaattaaattaatcaatgTAATTTTGGTGCTTTTTAATTTCCCCATTATTGTCATTTGTGTTAaaccttttatttaattattgtaATGTGCCTGGTTTCTGAAATGAAtgattcctttttcttttcattactTGAAACGATGTGCACAAACTTCATTATAagatgctctctctctctctctctctctctctctcactcactacCGTACTCATCAATATTAGAATATCCACACTAAAGGCTGCTAAATGTATTATCCAAATGAAAACTTAAAAGGAGCACCATTGGAGCTTtagcaaatatatatatatatatgcaaaaggaaaatttggTCAGATATGAGTAGTTTCACTTTAAAAAGGAGCTTGCTTGAGGCAAAAGTGATGAATTCCACTAAGCATTATCGATATCAAAGAAAGCAACCATGCATTCTGATAACTGATAAGTACAAGATGTAATATCAAATTTCACCGAAGCCAcaagaaacacaaaacaatTCTACTAAGCCAATTCTTATTTTAGTATTTGTAAGCTAATCTTgtttaatgaaattaaaacgATTAATAAGGGATCATGTCACGACTTCAAAGATTATAAATTATGTGAATGAATGAcgattttttataattacttTCATTTTGTTCATTTGCACTTATTTTTATGCTCTCCTTCTCCTTTGCTTTATTCAATCATCCCTAAAATGAAtagatatttaatttaataattttcacTATTTCTTTTGCTTACATGGCCACATTGGATTCCCTTCATTGACCTGGTTTGTACTTTTAAAAGTATGTGTATAAGGTGGATTCAAAAGTGATACATAttcatacatgtatatgtgtcTTGCTCTTAGCACTCCATTATCAATGCTTTAAGCAGCAAGATTCTTGTCATCCTTTTAGGCCAGCTTTATGTTACTTCAAATTTGTCTACAATATTGTTAGTCAAATCTCATTCTAACTAGCTAGTTACAAGTATTGCTAGTTTCATGGCGTGTCAATCCAGCTTCAATAAAAAGTATTTTTGCTTACCATTTTTATCCAAACTGTATCCTTATTATCATTTTCAATACTTGACACGTGTTTGTGTATATAatcataatttcataaataaaaaataaaaagtagatAAAGCATTTGTTTTAGTATATAACACATGGACAATGTTTGtgagaattaaattaaatagggATTGCATGTAGTATAGAGAAGGTAAAGCATTCCTTTTAGTATATTATCTCTTCGTCAAAAGCAGAAGATTGTCAATGATTCAATGATATAGCTATATAAACAAGCATTGGACAGAAGGTtgtgtcttttttttctttatggtcGGAATGGTGGGTTGATTTTAAGGTATTATATGTTGATATTgacaatttaaaaagaaaatattggggttgacaaaaaatattgagtgcttgaaaatatacaaatttctataaattttataataaatttctCCTTCATACCATGGAAGGTTGGATAGAGTTTTGAATTAAATGTATTGTGGTGTAAGAGCATATTGCTACTTTGCATGGTCGGTTCTAGGTTAACTAATTTGCAAATTGTTTCAAAGATTCGCGTTTTGGGGTAGCACTTAACCAATTGAATATCAAAGAGACCGATGGGATACCGATTGAAGGCCTTCTCATCTCATACTTTGTTGGGAGCCTTATTATTATACTCAAATTATGGgctgaaattatataaaaaaaatcaccacatggaatgcactttagaaacacatccAAAACTAATTTACTACATAAGAAATGGGTGttgaagttcctataaattacatgattGTCATTGATTAACTTTAAAAAAGTCgacacaaaaaattaaaaaaaaaacccgaaacaagcccagcccaatttttttttttaacccaaacaatttattaaaaaaaaaaaaagccaaaaccaaGCAGGGGCTcttcatagaagtacattgttaatactatgtcatagaagaacattgttaatactatgtcatagaaacTATCTTGTTAATACTATGATGTCATAGAACTATCTTGTTAATactactatgtcatagaactatCTTGTTAATactactatgtcatagaagtacattgttaatactctttcacagaagtacattgttaatactctttcatagaagtacattgttaatactctGTCATATAACTATCTTGTTAATACTCTGTTATAcaagtacattgttaaacaaaaatgagatCCATAACTAAAATAGTAACAAAAGATAAAATCGATCATCAAAGCTTAAAATACATTCCTCAAATCAACTAAAATCCGAAGAGAAACACATAATTGAAGTAAAAGATCAAGTTCAAACCCTAGACCCTAAACAAAGATGACGACGACTGTGATGCTGAATGCGGCCACGACGATGACTAGGCAGCGACGACGACGACGGCAGCGACGACGATGACGATGACGGCAGCGATGAGATGACATCAAAGCTTAAAATACATTCCTCAAATCAACCAAAATTCGAAGAGAAACACATAATTGAAGCAAAATAACAAGTTTAAACCCTAGACACTAAACAAAGACGACGACGACGGCGGCAGTGAGGACGACAATGACGACGACTACGACAACATCGACGACGATGACGGCATCAATGAAACATAGGCCATATTTAGCTCTCAAAACATGCAAAATCCATCTCCAGCTatgggcaaaaaaaaaaaaaaattttgccAAATTTTGAAGGCCACATTTAGCCTTTTAATTCTCCAACCGAGCTACTTGTAGCCTATGTCAAATCTTTTTTGTGGACCGAGCGCATGTGTTGCCCAACAAGAGGAAGTATCACGTGTGGGTGTGATCAGAGGAACATCTCGTGCAAACGTAATACAAGAGTTGATATTAAAGGCGCACTGACGTTAGCTAGCCATtacaatttgtttgtttgttggtttttttttttgttttttcatataatgtttaaaatgtatttaaattcattttttaattttccaaattttttttcttcatatatataaaagattctgactgttatatatatagtctctCGCTTTCGAGCTTGCAataggctttttttttaaatttttttaaatttattttagaattaaaaaagataatgggtagttgtgttccataaaaatatgattcattatctgatttttctttttcttttaatttttttaatatgaaaaagtgtgaatttaccatattatcctcatttaattaataattttaattcttaatgtttggattaaccaatgacattttctggtattttaaatgtttcaccattctctgccttttgctttatatatactagcctctctgcacgcgcttctgcgcctgcgcgaggcttttttaaaattttttatttatttattttagaattaaaaaagataatgagtagttgtgttctataaaaataggatccattatgtgctttttcttttaataatttttttaaatatgaaaaaatgtgaagttaccatattatcctcatttaattaataatttgaattcttaatgtatgcattaaccaaggacattttttgatatattgaatgtttcaccattctctgccttttgctttatatatataggtatatatataacgGTCAGAACCTTTtggaatgtttttttttctttcttttaacgtttaaatgcatataaattttttttatttttttttataaattgattatGATTGTTGGGAGGTCATAACCTTTTGAAATGTAggaatattttcaaaatagcAGTTATaggctttttaaaattttttttttaaaaaaacctaaaaaaatgtctataaataccttcaaatttctttaaaaaatttcactcATTTTATTCCACATTTCTCACAATTTTCATTGCACAGTGTTTATAAATGCTTATCAACGTACACGTGTCATATTTGGAATATTGTCTCtaaatagtagtttaattaatttaaataaatacatagtaATAGAATGTATGAATGTGTaccataattttttcaaaataataaaatacgaaAGACCCTAAAATATAGTCATGTATAACtgaatatgaaaaaatatactacttattaaaataatagtatTTTGAAGAACTAAATTGTAGCCTTGTATTCGGCCTATAGCCCATGACTGGATGGAGATGGATGGCCTCAGTATCTCATCCTCTCTAACTTATAGTGCTTGCTTCTGGTGTAATCTTGTTGATTGCACTTCAGGTTAATCACTTGaccccaaaatgaaaaatagaaatgGTATGGGCTTGATCCAACCGAAGTCCAATGGAGGGCTCCTTGAAAAAAACATTTTCGGGCCTGCTGTTTTTACAATCTTGCAGTTCTGGGCACCAAaaactctataaaaaaaagaaaaagaaaaaatctttcacaccaaaaaaaaaaaaaaaaaaaaggaaaaaagtaaTCAGAAAGCAGGCAcattacaataaaagaaaagttaaGAATTGAAAGTCATGCCCCTTAGATTGGATTGATAAAAGACATTTCCAATAAGTAGGTGAAAGTTTGTTGAgcattccaaaacttggaaaacataaTTTGGAGATAAACAAAAACCAGCTAAATCAATTTGGATCCGATTTAAACTAGAACAGCACTTCACACTTCTTGTTGGCACACCAAACATGTCtataattttgaaaacaaaagataatttcaatatatactGGTTTCGTAGATTTATTAGCTTTGTGATATAACTAAAACTTAGTAAGTCATAAGTTCGAGGACCGACACTGATCAGATCAACATATTTCCGGAAAGAATTTCAATCTTAAAAAAACTATTCAATGCTTCTAGTTCTACCTcgattattttatatattcacataaaaatgacaagaaattaaaataaaaaggcatAGATTTTGAGGACAAACAAGATTTGGGCTTGGGCTGGGTCGCCAGAGTCCTAATCCAATTTCCAGCGGTGTGTTTGGTTAGTGGTTAACTGGTCCCTATATTCCATTGTCATTTCTGGAACTCAACGGCCGTGGCTCTCACCGCCTCAACTCTctgccttcttcttcttctgccttCTGCTGAGTTTGCACTGACATTTCAAATTGGGTTTTTCTCTGCGAAGTTTCTGCAAGCTTCTAGCCACTTTCTTCATTCTCTCCACCCCCCCTACCCACAAGGCTCAAGCATCTTCATGGCTTCCTGTGAGTCTCCCTCTCCTTCACACAGATACACATATACTTGAGAAATCTGATTTTACTTCTTCTTGTTTATACATGTCTATAttcattattttgattatgggGAAATGGGTATTTGGTAAATTGATTTATAGTTATAGTTAGGAATTGGGGGTTGGGATTACAGGGTTTTGTTGCATATACCCATTGAAGTTTTTGGCACAGCTCATGAAAAAGGGTTAACCATGTTGCTGCAACAGTAATTAGTGCATGTTTGAAACATTGCACTTACTCCCTTGTGAATCTAAATTCTTGAATTCAATTGTTCTGGTTCCTAGTGGTAACTGGTAAGTAAATGGTAAAAACTGATAAAGGAAGataaagaaggagaagaacaaCTGACCTCAAGCATCTATGTTACAAGTGTAGTGCATCATTAGATTCTACTTGAAAGTTAATTTGAGGGTCTTATAGTCTGCTTCGTTTCTAGTAGATTTTATCATTTCTTTATAAAGCTTGTCTATTCCCGGCGTGATTCTTATTTATTCATGCACAGAAGCATGAATGCAtaccaaatgaaaatgaaatagaaatgaaggaatttcttcttcttattattaGTCAATTGTGATATGATTTGGGTGGCAGGTAGCCTTGGGACATTGAATGCCAAAATTACAAACTTGAACTTCGGTAGAACAAGAGTCGGGATTCTACAATCATCTGGTCTAAAACCTTGGACAGGGCAAAAACCACAATTGTACTCATGTTTGTCAATATCAAGACGACCAGACAATGTATTACGTGCACACAGTGGTCCATCTTTAGAAACCCTGCGTAAGTTCTTTTTGTTGATGTATTTGTTTGCTTGTCCTCCCTCAGTAATACGTCAAATCTGGAATTTGATTATCGGCACTCAAAACATCAAGTTTGTTGGATTATATGACTTCTTACTGAATTTATACACATGCTATTACATGAtaatccatttttcttttaagctTAGTAAATTTTGTGAAACTGAAGTGAAAATGACATGGAAGTTGATTACTTGAGAATCTGGGTAGATATACTAGTGCATTTCTATCCActttacaaaatatttttgtaaagGTAAATAAGCCATTGTTCTTAAGTTACATTGTCTGGTACATACGCCAATTTTCTTTATATGGAATTTTACAATCTTGTATTCTTCCTATTATATTGTTTAATTCAGTGTTGAAATGATGAATGCagtttgtttatctttttctaaTAAATCCAAATTACTGACCTATTCATTTATGGTATGCTATTGccaatcccaaaattttatgTAGGTCCTGAAACCTATTAAGTCATATTTGGTAATCTTTAATATGTCCTGTGATTAAAAGTTAAGTAGGCATTATCTTGGGATTTGCAAGGCCAAAACTTTTGTGATTCTTGTCTAGTATTGAGTGATGAAATAGTAAGTTTCATTGATTTGTAAATGTTAGTATTATGTCAACATGATAATATCTGGTCCTGTAACATGTAGTCTATCTCATATCATCATTCTGTTGATGATGTAACAGCTACTACAAGTTTAGAAGATGGTCCTGCAGAGAGTAGAGATTCTGGTTCGACAAACCAGCTCATTCCAAATTTTGACGAGGTAAGTTCACTAATAATTAGGGACCCTTAATAATTCTATGTCCCTTTTCTCCCTTTGGCACATCTTTAAAGATTAGTGGAGTTGTGAATATAGTAATGGCTGTTTCTTGGAGTTTTACTTTTGGAGGAATTATGATCCAAGAATTATTTTTGCTTGGTTATTCTTTCTATTTATCAAATGGTAagacagagagaaaaatgtaaattccttcttttcttgtaTCATGCCAATTTTTTATGCACCATGTAGATGTCCGAGTTCTCTATTTCTAGGGTGTCATAAGATAGTTATAATCACCATCTTTAAAGAGCACATCCCTACActtcaaatttacttttttagaaagaaaaaaaatcttgtgCAACCTCTGCAGTTTTTTCGTTTGTTAGATTTCTTGAATAGTTGCATTCAAATACAcaagtttattttctttggtttgtgTTGAAAAAGAGGGATGGAAAAATAGGTTATTGGTAGAATATTATAAACCACAAGTTGcatgcattttattttcatcactGCTTGTGGGTAATCCTGCTATTGTTATTGTACATTGCAAAATCATGCTTTATGGtacttcaaatttgaaaaagaaaagacaactTTAATCCCTTTAGACTTGAAAATATGTATTGCTAGGTCTTTCTGTTATAGACCTGGATGGTATCGTGAAATGTCCCTATAATGTTTGTGAAATTCCTCtacatttttgtttccttAACTATTATCTTAATACATGGACACCCTATTTTCTTTCAAGCTCGTATTTGAGGAAAATATTGATTCACCGATTTTATCTATGTTTCTTGTAAAATTCCTCAATAAAATTTCCTTCTGTTCAAATTTACTTCTGTTAACCTTGCCATGCAATTCCCTAATTATTACTAGGCCGACAAACTTTTCATCttaaaattttctctttaCATTTACTCACAAACGCATGCATGTCCTCACTTAATGCAAAAGTGTTTTTATGAGTTTAAAACATGTCTTTTGGTTACTTTGGTTTGCAGGTAGAATCTTTGGTCACAACAATATGCGATACAACTTCAGTTGCTGAGTTCGAATTAAAAGTAAGCAAGACTGTTTTTCTTAATGGTGCTTATATTAtgaattgtaattttttcttttttaacaacTAATAAATATTCCATTCACAACCCCTCCCTTTTTCCCTTATGCTTCCTATTAGTATGGGATGCTACTAGTTTATCTTCCATTCTGTCTATTATTAATTTCACACATTCCAACCATATCATCAGATCGGTGGATTTCGGTTACATGTGCTGAGGGAGTTGACTGAAAAAATTAGCACTCTACCTCCCCCAAGTCCTGCTCCTGTTAGTGTGAATGCAACTTCTGAAGCACCTGCTTCGAATGGCTCAGTTCCTACACAATCTTTAGCTGTCATTAGACAAGAACATTCTTCAAGGAATATCCAGACATTGCTAGATAGAGCTGCAGATGATGGCTTGGTGTTAATTCATTCTCCACGAGTAAGAACTCAAATGAAATGTTTCTGtcattttataaaatctgGATACTAAAACAACCAATGGTGCAGGTGGGGTTATTTAGGAGATCTCGAACGATAAAGGGGAAGCGTGCTCCGCCATCATGTAAAGAGGTACATATTTTTCGgctaatttgttaattttaacGAAAGAATTGTCGAATTTCCTGCTTCCTTAAAGGCATTAATGGAAATACTTGGCTGGCACACAGTCAGGATATAGGGATGTCTTGTTGGGATTTGGGACCCAAATTTGATTTCTCGTGCTTCATTTTGGACTTTTTGTCTCCGTCAGTGTACTTGTTAGCTTGTTTATTTCTCGGCTTAGTCTAGGTTTATTATGCTGTTACTTGTGAGCCATCAATAATCCATGTAAGCTTAGTGACGTAAAACAGATGAaattaaaacaatttttttaattcaaaaatatttttttttatctcaaTATGAATAAGAAACTCTAGTATATTAGGCTATCACAAAACAGAGTCTTGCAAggactaaaataaataaaaaatttgctcTTGCCTACACCCTAAATACTTTGCTCGATTGTGTCATTGAAAAAATCTAACAACATTTTCCATGCTTAGTGTTTTAACTGATTCTTctgatttttgaatttttacatAACAGAAGCAAATAGTGAAGGAAGGCCAAGTGATTTGCTACATAGAACAGCTTGGTGGAGAGCTTCCAATTGAGGTATGTGTCAGTTGAGAGAGGCAGGGCGTTTGATTTCTCCTCTTCCCAGCTGTTGTCCTTTATATTTAACATAGTGTTTGAC
It encodes:
- the LOC18782077 gene encoding uncharacterized RNA-binding protein C17H9.04c, with product MSRPGDWNCRSCQHLNFQRRDSCQRCGDSKSGVDFGGFGGRGGGGSSFGFMSTGSDVRPGDWYCAAANCGAHNFASRSSCFKCGAFKDDSAAGGGGGGFDSDMPRSRGFGLGLGGGAGGGARPGWKSGDWICTRLGCNEHNFASRMECFRCNAPRDSY
- the LOC18781811 gene encoding uncharacterized protein LOC18781811 encodes the protein MASCSLGTLNAKITNLNFGRTRVGILQSSGLKPWTGQKPQLYSCLSISRRPDNVLRAHSGPSLETLPTTSLEDGPAESRDSGSTNQLIPNFDEVESLVTTICDTTSVAEFELKIGGFRLHVLRELTEKISTLPPPSPAPVSVNATSEAPASNGSVPTQSLAVIRQEHSSRNIQTLLDRAADDGLVLIHSPRVGLFRRSRTIKGKRAPPSCKEKQIVKEGQVICYIEQLGGELPIESDVSGEVIKILREDGDPVGYGDALIAVLPSFPGIKKLQ